A DNA window from Streptomyces sp. 71268 contains the following coding sequences:
- a CDS encoding TetR/AcrR family transcriptional regulator C-terminal domain-containing protein, giving the protein MATTRLDRAQVVDTALRLLNEVGLDGLTLRRIAKELNVQAPALYWHFKNKQELLDEMATAIYRRMREDHPIVADTWQGQLTESSRRLRRTLLGLRDGAKVFSGSRFTDAGHAQSLDAHLRVFVDAGYPAGLAARASFIAFTYTLGFVIEEQAVHPVPGERAPGYDVAERAEFIGSEFPLAVEAGPDLFHDYGDRFEEGLRVIVAGLEATLLARPAPSSQASQPA; this is encoded by the coding sequence ATGGCGACGACGCGACTGGACCGGGCCCAGGTGGTGGACACCGCGCTGCGGCTGCTGAACGAGGTGGGGCTCGACGGGCTCACGCTGCGCAGGATCGCCAAAGAGCTGAACGTGCAGGCGCCCGCGCTGTACTGGCACTTCAAGAACAAGCAGGAGCTACTGGACGAGATGGCCACGGCGATCTACCGCCGGATGCGCGAGGACCATCCGATCGTCGCGGACACCTGGCAGGGGCAACTCACCGAGTCCAGCAGGCGGCTGCGGCGGACGCTGCTCGGCCTGCGGGACGGCGCGAAGGTCTTCAGCGGCAGCCGCTTCACCGACGCCGGGCACGCGCAGTCGCTCGACGCGCACCTGCGGGTGTTCGTCGACGCCGGCTACCCGGCGGGGCTGGCCGCCCGCGCCTCGTTCATCGCGTTCACCTACACCCTCGGCTTCGTCATCGAGGAGCAGGCGGTGCACCCGGTACCGGGGGAGCGCGCGCCCGGGTACGACGTGGCGGAGCGCGCCGAGTTCATAGGGTCGGAGTTCCCGCTGGCGGTCGAAGCCGGCCCGGACCTCTTCCACGACTACGGGGACCGGTTCGAGGAGGGGCTGCGGGTGATCGTCGCCGGCCTTGAGGCCACCCTGCTGGCCAGGCCCGCCCCCTCCAGCCAGGCGAGCCAACCCGCCTGA
- a CDS encoding acyltransferase, producing the protein MTATPPADRSGVPDAPVAALEGKPPGQRPPSRLRALDGLRLVAALMVACYHYGGRDGEIAKAWGSSPSHQFPTASEWFAYGCLGVQIFFVISGFVICMSGWGRPLKDFFASRVSRLFPAYWAAIILVTAVFALPAVAFATVSPSDTLVNFTMLQQPLGADRVLGVCWTLWAELRFYALFALFVVLPGASRHRVVLFCAVWTLAAAMADAADQPLLDIVLMPEYAPYFIGGIGLYLVHRFGNDALAWGIVGVSFLIGQRYAVDELWHPQNPDFFSYRHTSVIIGIVALGYLAVALVALGKLNWANWRWLTVAGALTYPFYLVHEHLGWVAVETLHQDLDIPSHATFALTIAIMLALAWLLHKLVENPLTPVIKRSVSGKRKR; encoded by the coding sequence CCCCCGGCCGACAGGTCGGGGGTGCCCGACGCCCCGGTCGCCGCCCTGGAGGGCAAGCCTCCGGGGCAGCGTCCGCCGTCGCGGCTACGCGCACTGGACGGGCTGCGACTGGTCGCGGCGCTCATGGTCGCCTGCTACCACTACGGGGGGCGCGACGGCGAGATCGCCAAGGCGTGGGGCTCGTCCCCCTCCCACCAGTTCCCCACCGCGTCCGAGTGGTTCGCCTACGGCTGCCTCGGCGTGCAGATCTTCTTCGTCATCAGCGGCTTCGTGATCTGCATGAGCGGTTGGGGCCGTCCGCTCAAGGACTTCTTCGCCTCCCGCGTCTCGCGGCTCTTCCCCGCCTACTGGGCGGCGATCATCCTGGTCACGGCCGTCTTCGCGCTCCCGGCCGTGGCGTTCGCGACCGTCTCGCCCAGCGACACGCTGGTCAACTTCACGATGCTCCAGCAGCCGCTTGGCGCCGACCGCGTGCTCGGCGTGTGCTGGACCCTCTGGGCGGAGCTGCGGTTCTACGCGCTCTTCGCCCTGTTCGTGGTGTTGCCGGGGGCGAGCCGGCACCGGGTCGTGCTGTTCTGCGCGGTGTGGACGCTGGCCGCGGCCATGGCCGACGCCGCCGACCAGCCACTTCTGGACATCGTGCTGATGCCGGAGTACGCGCCGTACTTCATCGGCGGCATCGGCCTCTATCTGGTGCATCGTTTCGGCAATGACGCCCTGGCATGGGGCATCGTCGGGGTCAGCTTCCTGATAGGACAGCGGTACGCGGTGGACGAGCTCTGGCACCCCCAGAACCCGGACTTCTTCTCGTACCGCCACACCTCGGTCATCATCGGCATCGTGGCGCTGGGTTACCTGGCCGTCGCCCTCGTCGCCCTCGGCAAGCTGAACTGGGCCAACTGGCGCTGGCTCACCGTCGCCGGCGCCCTGACCTACCCCTTCTACCTGGTCCACGAACACCTGGGCTGGGTCGCCGTGGAGACGCTCCACCAGGACCTCGACATCCCCTCGCACGCGACGTTCGCGCTCACCATCGCGATCATGCTCGCCCTCGCCTGGCTGCTGCACAAACTGGTCGAGAACCCCCTGACCCCGGTCATCAAGCGATCGGTCTCCGGCAAGCGGAAGCGGTAG